From the Stigmatella erecta genome, one window contains:
- a CDS encoding TadE/TadG family type IV pilus assembly protein yields the protein MSSGVSRRESGQAAVEAALIMPLMVFMTLGIVQLTMIQHAKLMTEYAAYQAARAGSVWNGNNERMHDAAIVALLPTMGRTDSLATLATTWGMHQLYDEALRRLAWGASGVQPPASFNGSNLFGMIRVDTINPAYFTPIDTIWKLREGYNWKELDFDGAASYPEVPALEDNLRKFFNLPEPDDAETVYRKATRLTIRLRYWYELRVPFANWVIFTAWYASNARVALSGAIDRPTLAKTNMLNPNADIEALKGMARGISHERGYNSVYPPEMWVLWGLANGSIPLVSNVVGKRYFLPLTATYTLRMQSNFHRKWILHLNPDWGL from the coding sequence ATGTCTTCAGGGGTGTCGCGTCGGGAGTCGGGGCAGGCCGCGGTGGAAGCTGCGCTGATCATGCCGCTCATGGTCTTCATGACCCTGGGCATCGTGCAGCTCACGATGATCCAGCACGCGAAGCTGATGACGGAGTACGCCGCGTATCAGGCGGCGCGCGCGGGCAGCGTGTGGAACGGCAACAACGAGCGGATGCACGACGCGGCCATTGTCGCCCTGCTGCCGACGATGGGCCGCACGGACTCGCTGGCCACCCTGGCCACCACCTGGGGCATGCACCAGCTCTACGACGAGGCCCTGCGCCGGCTCGCGTGGGGCGCCTCGGGGGTCCAGCCGCCCGCGTCCTTCAACGGCTCCAACCTCTTCGGGATGATCCGGGTGGACACCATCAACCCGGCGTATTTCACCCCCATCGACACCATCTGGAAGCTGCGCGAGGGGTACAACTGGAAGGAGCTGGACTTCGACGGGGCCGCCAGCTACCCGGAAGTCCCGGCGCTGGAGGACAACCTCCGCAAGTTCTTCAACCTGCCCGAGCCGGATGACGCGGAGACGGTCTACCGCAAGGCCACCCGGCTGACGATCCGCCTGCGCTACTGGTACGAGCTGCGCGTGCCGTTCGCCAACTGGGTCATCTTCACCGCCTGGTACGCCTCCAACGCGCGCGTGGCCCTGTCGGGCGCCATCGACCGGCCCACGCTGGCCAAGACCAACATGCTCAACCCCAACGCGGACATCGAGGCCCTCAAGGGCATGGCCCGGGGGATTTCCCACGAGCGGGGCTACAACAGCGTCTACCCCCCGGAGATGTGGGTGCTCTGGGGGCTGGCCAACGGCAGCATTCCCCTCGTCTCCAACGTGGTGGGCAAGCGCTACTTCCTGCCGCTCACGGCCACATACACCCTGCGCATGCAGTCCAACTTCCACCGCAAGTGGATCCTCCACCTCAACCCGGATTGGGGCCTGTAG
- a CDS encoding TadE/TadG family type IV pilus assembly protein, whose translation MSPLRPSARRGAATVEFALIVPVLVAILMFSMYLTELVRAKLKLQELARYAAWEMTSYTLSDFAKAKHAEAFELAQREAMAEALERYKDMDSVEPNALPGNFVARYADVKGTLANEEIGFFEKGLVLGNSDEGLASEVVGALNRAGNGMLGEWDFNTKGWVTSDVSMRFNNVLLPKNYLDEGTPHGFFQADMFGGQQLDSLALRSRYSLYADAWTMEDGGDAVIRGRRAGAHRGGSEDMPHGIYQQVSRMVFLGVHDELTEHVGILAKVEQFIRQVTPAFLGTFVVSHNYGPTPSGEDEEWSRDCIGPQTGVEAYPANAEGGLNNLDKFSQLDWPRPKCFDTAPFRDQPYERSQYIKIFQARGDYFMGCKNAQSDDPSAPRVSHRGDENLNVVNCE comes from the coding sequence TTGAGCCCCCTGCGCCCATCCGCCCGCCGCGGCGCGGCCACGGTCGAGTTCGCCCTCATCGTCCCGGTGCTGGTGGCGATCCTGATGTTCAGCATGTACCTCACCGAGCTGGTGCGGGCGAAGCTCAAGCTCCAGGAGCTGGCGCGCTACGCGGCCTGGGAGATGACGAGCTACACCCTGAGCGACTTCGCCAAGGCCAAGCACGCCGAGGCCTTCGAGCTGGCCCAGCGCGAGGCCATGGCCGAGGCGCTCGAGCGCTACAAGGACATGGACTCCGTGGAGCCCAACGCCCTGCCGGGCAACTTCGTCGCCCGGTACGCCGACGTGAAGGGGACGCTCGCCAACGAAGAGATCGGCTTCTTCGAGAAGGGGCTGGTGCTCGGTAACTCGGACGAGGGGTTGGCAAGCGAAGTGGTGGGCGCGCTGAACCGCGCCGGCAATGGGATGCTGGGGGAGTGGGACTTCAACACCAAGGGCTGGGTGACCTCGGACGTGAGCATGCGCTTCAACAACGTGCTCCTGCCCAAGAACTACTTGGACGAGGGCACGCCGCACGGCTTCTTCCAGGCGGACATGTTCGGAGGCCAGCAGCTGGACAGCCTGGCGCTCCGGAGCCGCTACTCCTTGTACGCGGATGCCTGGACGATGGAGGACGGCGGCGACGCGGTCATCCGGGGACGGCGCGCGGGCGCGCACCGGGGCGGCAGCGAGGACATGCCCCATGGCATCTACCAGCAGGTCAGCCGCATGGTGTTCCTGGGCGTCCACGACGAGCTCACCGAGCATGTGGGGATCCTCGCCAAGGTCGAGCAGTTCATCCGCCAGGTGACCCCGGCGTTCCTGGGCACCTTCGTCGTCTCGCACAACTACGGCCCCACCCCCTCCGGGGAGGACGAGGAGTGGAGCCGTGACTGCATCGGACCCCAGACGGGCGTGGAGGCCTACCCGGCCAATGCCGAGGGCGGGCTCAACAACCTGGACAAGTTCTCCCAGCTCGACTGGCCCCGGCCCAAGTGCTTCGACACCGCGCCCTTCCGGGACCAGCCCTACGAGCGCTCGCAGTACATCAAGATCTTCCAGGCCCGCGGGGACTACTTCATGGGCTGCAAGAACGCGCAGTCCGATGACCCTTCCGCGCCCAGGGTGTCCCACCGGGGGGATGAGAACCTCAATGTGGTCAACTGCGAGTAG
- a CDS encoding ABC transporter ATP-binding protein, whose product MSGPLLQVREVKTHFPVRGGLLGRVQGTVKAVDGVSFEVLRGETLGLVGESGCGKSTLGRSLLRLIEPTSGSIRFEGEELTGLAPGRMRALRRRMQLIFQDPYASLNPRLTVRELIGEPFAIHGLAQGREREEKVLALVELMGLPREAMDRYPHEFSGGQRQRIGIARSIALRPDLVIADEPISALDVSIQAQIINLLVDLQRELKLTYVFIAHDLKIVEYISTRVAVMYLGKIVELARAEDLYRRPRHPYTQALLSAVPVPDPEHPRKRILLQGDVPSPLAPPPGCAFHPRCPHAFERCRRETPPLYALEGGHTAACFLAEPEARPAPAAPPVTGGP is encoded by the coding sequence ATGAGCGGCCCCCTGCTTCAGGTGCGCGAGGTGAAGACGCACTTCCCGGTGCGCGGAGGGCTGCTGGGCCGCGTGCAGGGCACGGTGAAGGCCGTGGACGGCGTGAGCTTCGAGGTCCTGCGCGGCGAGACGCTCGGGCTGGTGGGGGAGAGCGGCTGTGGCAAGAGCACCCTGGGCCGGAGCCTGCTGCGGCTCATCGAGCCCACTTCGGGCTCCATCCGCTTCGAGGGCGAGGAGCTGACGGGCCTGGCCCCGGGGCGGATGCGCGCCCTGCGCCGGCGCATGCAGCTCATCTTCCAGGATCCCTATGCCTCGCTGAACCCACGCCTGACGGTGCGGGAGCTCATCGGCGAGCCGTTCGCCATCCACGGGCTGGCCCAGGGCCGGGAGCGCGAGGAGAAGGTGCTCGCGCTGGTGGAGCTGATGGGGCTGCCGCGCGAGGCGATGGACCGCTACCCCCACGAGTTCTCCGGCGGCCAGCGTCAGCGCATTGGCATCGCGCGCTCCATCGCCCTGCGGCCGGACCTGGTCATCGCCGACGAGCCCATCAGCGCGCTCGACGTGTCCATCCAGGCGCAGATCATCAACCTGCTGGTGGACCTGCAGCGCGAGCTGAAGCTCACCTACGTCTTCATCGCGCACGACTTGAAGATCGTGGAGTACATCTCCACGCGCGTGGCAGTGATGTACCTGGGCAAGATCGTCGAGCTAGCCCGCGCCGAGGACCTGTACCGCCGTCCCCGCCACCCGTACACCCAGGCCTTGCTGTCCGCCGTGCCGGTGCCTGACCCCGAGCACCCGCGCAAGCGCATCCTGCTCCAGGGCGATGTGCCCTCGCCCCTGGCGCCGCCCCCCGGGTGTGCCTTCCACCCGCGCTGCCCCCATGCCTTCGAGCGCTGCCGCCGCGAGACGCCCCCGCTCTATGCCCTGGAGGGAGGCCACACGGCGGCGTGCTTCCTGGCGGAGCCCGAGGCCCGCCCGGCTCCCGCGGCCCCCCCCGTGACAGGAGGTCCCTGA
- a CDS encoding zf-HC2 domain-containing protein, with the protein MKPQNPHAHEDRLLDFAYGELSAQETRAVQSHLEGCPRCSEALASIRGVRSAFSQLGMEPAPEAGLDSLLAYAQQSARGMAQGPSPKQSLWRRLTVPVMGIASVCVFGLITLRVSEQVNLQPEFAQAQKTVAAPMAEDAPPPADLALPSAAPVPGALAEPQMPQSARGARRESAREVPELKKKMEKADWALRGKGGTASKAKERLAEGNAASDSFGMAADDEGPLPPPPAPVAAAAPMPLQEEADTAPEPAPYGKDAAYGAPPSSSLRLNEERSRQSKSKPPASKPVASVGALSPAKQAPSETEMSQQATVARQDNKRVLEASLLREALADGATGEERWSLLARLCDAEFALGRRAAAIEACSLVLKEAPDSPSGQQARRRLLQEAPAQPGKDKASAPVPAP; encoded by the coding sequence ATGAAGCCCCAGAACCCCCATGCCCACGAGGACCGGCTCCTCGACTTCGCCTATGGCGAGCTCTCTGCCCAGGAGACCCGCGCGGTGCAGTCTCACCTGGAGGGCTGTCCGCGGTGCAGCGAGGCCCTGGCCAGCATCCGCGGCGTCCGCTCGGCCTTCTCACAGCTCGGCATGGAGCCCGCGCCCGAGGCGGGCCTGGACTCGCTGCTGGCCTACGCCCAGCAGTCCGCCCGCGGCATGGCCCAGGGCCCCTCGCCCAAGCAGAGCCTGTGGCGGCGGTTGACGGTCCCGGTCATGGGCATCGCCTCGGTGTGCGTCTTTGGCCTCATCACGCTCCGGGTGAGCGAGCAGGTGAACCTCCAGCCCGAGTTCGCCCAGGCTCAGAAGACGGTGGCCGCCCCGATGGCCGAGGACGCTCCGCCGCCCGCGGACCTGGCCTTGCCCAGTGCCGCGCCCGTGCCCGGGGCCCTCGCGGAGCCGCAGATGCCCCAGAGCGCCCGGGGCGCCCGGCGGGAGTCGGCCCGGGAGGTCCCCGAGCTGAAGAAGAAGATGGAGAAAGCCGACTGGGCGCTGAGGGGCAAGGGGGGCACGGCCTCCAAGGCCAAGGAACGCTTGGCCGAGGGAAACGCCGCGAGTGACTCGTTCGGGATGGCCGCGGATGACGAGGGGCCCCTTCCTCCGCCTCCGGCCCCCGTGGCTGCCGCTGCGCCCATGCCTCTCCAAGAGGAAGCCGACACGGCGCCCGAGCCTGCTCCCTACGGCAAGGACGCGGCGTATGGTGCCCCCCCGTCCTCGTCGCTGCGCTTGAACGAGGAGCGGTCCCGTCAGTCCAAGTCCAAGCCCCCCGCCTCCAAGCCCGTGGCCTCCGTGGGGGCTCTCTCGCCCGCCAAGCAGGCCCCCTCCGAGACCGAGATGTCCCAGCAGGCCACCGTGGCCCGCCAGGACAATAAGCGCGTCCTCGAAGCTTCCTTGCTGCGCGAGGCCCTCGCGGATGGGGCCACGGGGGAGGAGCGCTGGAGCCTGCTGGCCCGTCTCTGTGACGCGGAGTTCGCCCTGGGCCGCCGCGCGGCCGCCATCGAGGCGTGCTCCCTGGTCCTGAAAGAAGCGCCTGACTCCCCGTCCGGGCAGCAGGCCCGCCGCCGCTTGCTTCAGGAGGCTCCCGCCCAGCCAGGCAAGGACAAGGCCTCGGCCCCCGTCCCCGCGCCATGA
- a CDS encoding DUF2085 domain-containing protein, giving the protein MFWLSHHREEEFNRTYVVGGVRLCARCLGTYPVLLAVLGGLFGLRAPLDWVWDVPAVLGLTLPALVDWAVGRFRPAGGHNAVRTLTGVLLGVALGRSLYVHVQRPLPTVLWAQAALVTAVALPVILATYRRPRPG; this is encoded by the coding sequence GTGTTCTGGCTCAGCCACCACCGGGAAGAGGAGTTCAACCGCACCTACGTGGTGGGAGGGGTCCGCCTGTGCGCGCGCTGTCTGGGCACCTACCCCGTTCTGCTCGCCGTCCTGGGGGGGCTCTTCGGGCTCCGGGCGCCCCTGGACTGGGTGTGGGATGTGCCCGCCGTGCTCGGCCTCACGCTGCCAGCCCTGGTGGACTGGGCCGTGGGGCGCTTCCGGCCCGCGGGGGGCCACAACGCGGTGCGCACCCTGACGGGGGTGCTCCTGGGCGTGGCGCTCGGCCGGTCTCTCTACGTTCATGTGCAGCGCCCGCTGCCCACCGTGTTATGGGCGCAAGCAGCGCTGGTGACAGCGGTCGCGCTGCCTGTCATTCTCGCTACTTACCGAAGGCCACGGCCCGGCTAG
- a CDS encoding type II secretion system F family protein: MLPGIVLLLVTASVFFFSLVIFTVLAKAYEQYQERYVAKSMNDLSDMFLFIDPRQMLILNIASMCLLGILSYIVFNPIMCVGATIFGFFLPMLLVKYYRKRRIKKFNVQLVDALQAMANAFKAGLTFPQAIEHVAREAMPPLSQEFGLFVKEVKLGVPLEEGLINMGKRVGSDDLELVVVSTNISRQLGGNMAEMFETISMVIRERFRLEGKIDALTSQGKLQGWIVASMPAILGMVLNSMRPDLMEPMMDHMFGYVLVTVIAIMEILGILIIRRIVNIDI; this comes from the coding sequence ATGCTGCCAGGAATTGTCCTCCTCCTCGTTACCGCCTCGGTCTTCTTCTTCAGCCTGGTGATCTTCACCGTGCTCGCGAAGGCCTACGAGCAATATCAGGAGCGCTACGTCGCCAAGTCGATGAACGACTTGAGCGACATGTTCCTGTTCATCGACCCGCGGCAGATGTTGATCCTCAACATCGCGTCGATGTGCCTTCTGGGCATTCTGTCCTACATCGTCTTCAACCCCATCATGTGCGTGGGGGCCACCATCTTCGGCTTCTTCCTGCCGATGCTGCTGGTGAAGTACTACCGCAAGCGCCGCATCAAGAAGTTCAACGTGCAACTGGTGGACGCGCTGCAAGCCATGGCCAACGCCTTCAAGGCGGGCCTCACGTTCCCTCAGGCCATCGAGCACGTGGCGCGCGAGGCAATGCCGCCGCTGTCGCAGGAGTTCGGCCTGTTCGTGAAGGAAGTGAAGCTGGGCGTGCCCCTGGAAGAGGGGCTCATCAACATGGGCAAGCGCGTGGGCAGTGACGACCTGGAGCTGGTCGTGGTGTCCACCAACATCTCGCGCCAGCTGGGTGGCAACATGGCGGAGATGTTCGAGACCATCTCCATGGTGATCCGCGAGCGCTTCCGCCTGGAGGGGAAGATCGACGCGCTCACCTCCCAGGGCAAGCTGCAGGGGTGGATCGTCGCGTCCATGCCCGCGATCCTGGGCATGGTGCTCAACTCGATGCGGCCCGACCTGATGGAGCCGATGATGGACCACATGTTCGGCTACGTGCTGGTGACCGTTATCGCCATCATGGAAATCCTCGGCATCTTGATCATCCGCCGCATCGTCAACATCGACATCTAA
- a CDS encoding ABC transporter ATP-binding protein, with product MPEPLLDVRGLQTRFSVEGGPVMAVDGVSFSIPAGGTLGVVGESGCGKSVTALSVMRLVPEPPGQVVGGEIRFRGQNLLALSEEEMRRVRGNRLAMVFQEPMTSLNPVYRVGGQIAEPLRLHQGLDRKQARARAVELLRQVGIPAPEQRVEAYPHQLSGGMRQRVMIAMALACGPELLIADEPTTALDVTIQAQILDLLKRLQAERGMAVMLITHDLGVVAESCDAVVVMYAGRVVEQAPVKALFARPAHPYTAGLLRSIPSFQDVAGGGERRRLRAIPGMVPSLRRLPGGCRFRERCDRALPVCAQVDPPLELKREGQSAACHNPVPTP from the coding sequence ATGCCCGAGCCCCTTCTCGACGTCCGAGGCCTGCAGACCCGGTTCTCCGTGGAGGGGGGCCCGGTGATGGCCGTGGACGGGGTGTCCTTCTCTATTCCCGCCGGGGGCACCCTGGGGGTGGTGGGGGAGAGCGGCTGCGGCAAGAGCGTCACCGCCCTGTCCGTGATGCGGCTGGTGCCGGAGCCGCCGGGCCAGGTGGTGGGCGGGGAGATCCGCTTCCGGGGCCAGAACCTGCTCGCCCTCTCCGAGGAGGAGATGCGCCGCGTCCGGGGCAACCGCCTGGCCATGGTCTTCCAGGAGCCGATGACGTCGCTCAACCCCGTGTACCGGGTGGGCGGGCAGATCGCCGAGCCTCTGCGGCTGCACCAGGGGCTGGACCGGAAGCAGGCGCGGGCGCGCGCCGTGGAGCTGCTGCGCCAGGTGGGCATCCCCGCGCCGGAGCAGCGCGTGGAGGCCTACCCCCACCAGCTGTCGGGGGGCATGCGCCAGCGGGTGATGATCGCCATGGCCCTGGCGTGCGGCCCGGAGCTGCTCATCGCGGACGAGCCCACCACGGCGCTGGATGTGACGATCCAGGCGCAGATCCTCGACTTGCTCAAGCGCCTGCAGGCCGAGCGCGGGATGGCGGTGATGCTCATCACCCATGATCTCGGCGTGGTGGCGGAGAGCTGTGACGCGGTGGTGGTGATGTACGCCGGCCGCGTGGTGGAGCAGGCCCCGGTGAAGGCGCTCTTTGCCCGGCCCGCCCACCCGTACACGGCGGGGCTGCTGCGCTCCATCCCCTCCTTTCAGGACGTGGCGGGGGGAGGGGAGCGCAGGCGCCTGAGGGCCATCCCCGGCATGGTGCCCAGCCTGCGCCGCCTGCCGGGAGGCTGCCGCTTCCGGGAGCGCTGTGACCGGGCGCTCCCCGTCTGCGCCCAGGTGGACCCGCCCCTGGAGCTCAAGCGGGAGGGCCAGTCGGCCGCCTGCCACAACCCGGTGCCCACGCCATGA
- a CDS encoding RNA polymerase sigma factor — protein sequence MACEGVLGPETSDEGLMLAFQAGDARAFEALVRRHRMPVFNFILRFTGHPARAEDVLQETWLKVVRNARDYKPRAKFTTWLYTIARNLCVDSARKESYRQAASLEAPAGGGAGAEEGRSLGEALPDTGMGPERGAYNARVRPLLSRALASLPEEQREVFVLREYSGIAFKDIAEVTGVSENTVKSRMRYALEGLRRRLTELGVDGDLADDGKTVAG from the coding sequence GTGGCTTGCGAGGGAGTCTTGGGACCGGAAACCTCAGACGAGGGGCTGATGCTCGCGTTTCAAGCGGGAGACGCTCGCGCGTTCGAGGCACTGGTGCGCAGGCACCGGATGCCGGTCTTCAACTTCATCCTCCGGTTCACCGGGCATCCCGCCCGGGCCGAGGATGTGTTGCAAGAGACGTGGTTGAAGGTGGTTCGCAACGCCCGGGATTACAAGCCGCGGGCCAAGTTCACGACCTGGCTCTACACGATCGCGAGGAACCTCTGCGTGGACAGCGCTCGCAAAGAGAGTTACCGGCAAGCCGCCTCGCTGGAGGCGCCCGCGGGCGGTGGGGCCGGTGCCGAGGAGGGCCGCTCCCTGGGCGAGGCCCTGCCGGACACGGGCATGGGCCCGGAGCGGGGCGCCTACAACGCGCGCGTCCGGCCGTTGCTGTCCCGCGCGTTGGCCAGCCTCCCGGAAGAGCAGCGCGAGGTCTTCGTCTTGCGTGAGTACAGCGGCATTGCCTTCAAGGACATCGCGGAGGTGACGGGCGTCTCCGAGAACACGGTGAAGAGCCGGATGCGCTACGCCCTGGAGGGGCTGCGCCGGCGGTTGACGGAGCTGGGGGTGGACGGGGACCTGGCCGACGATGGAAAGACGGTGGCGGGATGA
- the cpaB gene encoding Flp pilus assembly protein CpaB, translating into MLKGKTPLVVALVLGLLAGIVAYSAIKKKEADVRRGWNLVPVVVAAQDIPEGTVISFEMISQRSVPEQFVTSSVVKPDSANYVVNQKVLVPLQAGDPLLWSQFETTKAAERLSTKVQKKGRAVTIEAKSTTSVGGWIRPNDHVDVIGTFRDPQTNENVAVTLLQNVIVLATGKITGTTNVNLIPENQRDYSNISLLVIPEEAEILVLGSELGNLTLSLRNEDDVDLIEERGRATISTLLSGERTRVLEQKRREIIQIIKGAGEKNATAQP; encoded by the coding sequence ATGCTGAAGGGAAAGACCCCGCTTGTTGTCGCACTCGTGCTGGGCCTGCTGGCCGGTATCGTTGCCTACTCGGCCATCAAGAAGAAGGAAGCCGACGTGCGCCGCGGCTGGAACCTGGTCCCCGTGGTGGTGGCGGCCCAGGACATTCCCGAAGGCACCGTCATCTCCTTCGAGATGATCTCCCAGCGCTCGGTGCCCGAGCAGTTCGTCACCTCCTCGGTGGTGAAGCCGGACTCGGCCAACTACGTGGTGAACCAGAAGGTGCTCGTGCCGCTGCAGGCCGGCGACCCACTGCTCTGGAGCCAGTTCGAGACGACCAAGGCCGCCGAGCGCCTGTCCACCAAGGTGCAGAAGAAGGGCCGCGCGGTCACCATCGAGGCCAAGTCCACCACCTCCGTGGGCGGCTGGATCCGGCCCAACGATCACGTGGATGTCATCGGCACCTTCCGCGATCCGCAGACGAACGAGAACGTGGCGGTGACGCTGCTCCAGAACGTCATCGTGCTGGCCACCGGTAAGATCACCGGCACCACGAACGTGAACCTCATCCCGGAGAACCAGCGCGACTACTCGAACATCTCGCTGCTGGTCATCCCAGAGGAGGCGGAGATCCTGGTGCTGGGCTCGGAGCTGGGCAACCTGACGCTCTCCTTGCGCAACGAGGACGACGTGGACCTCATCGAGGAGCGCGGCCGCGCCACCATCAGCACGCTGCTGTCCGGCGAGCGCACCCGCGTGCTGGAGCAGAAGCGCCGGGAAATCATCCAGATCATCAAGGGCGCGGGCGAGAAGAACGCGACCGCCCAGCCGTGA
- a CDS encoding TadE/TadG family type IV pilus assembly protein → MLTRVLRQSMQRQEGQALVMAALMVLVLAIAVATTVNIGHTVHERVRLQNTADAAAYSMAAMEARAFNFYAYANRTQVSHYVSAMMWQSLLSLIYFAEAFITDIYGFMRTLNPCSGDADGLFWKVACPILKKLPYVGMILTVIDKFMGVFKMLIQGFQTVLRTLNPDKLIGRFVIPTHRVLNGVMFFASQSVMASTLTHVAQTTDTVIYANDKNVDPKLGQLAAGAMSLCLFDQAHFREAGTRPLDVDKGGVGRNPFTPIDPTKWRHSDKEARAKRAMATITNGTRYGCDANGGACPEGFITSRKLGDLIPLPDGLGVIRDLLNSDIDTPVFSFGKYGQTRFLTYNNPSAAKIRKTNKPYDPRNTIRDWNDGIEPTLGALAQGDNLGSDDLYWIKFGPANFPGLRNPLACRDSDNPRECWGDPRKGYKEGKSDYLPFKHPTKTSIWAMNESEGSHENGGVHWRVHHTTLPTGDSWKHVYRPSGPESEVGVHREEVCAIEVAGICPPLAPKMDVFTANVMPAEDGNHPWKGLVPFMHFEPGQYGDTCGGAPDSENAAERYKHDFNQPSTWVLLHKTPEQVTNAGGADYAGTGSNAPALLNDEGKVQWRFSATTPTLEMQNKRMKFLSVIEGLNVVARGQTYYHRPGNWAEHPNFFNPYWRPRLASVYQGRHTLPFVGQMVDKLPGVLKDMPQKVITH, encoded by the coding sequence ATGTTGACCCGGGTTCTTCGTCAGAGCATGCAGCGCCAGGAGGGCCAGGCCCTCGTGATGGCCGCGTTGATGGTGCTGGTGCTGGCCATCGCGGTGGCCACCACCGTGAACATCGGCCACACCGTGCACGAGCGCGTCCGGCTGCAGAACACGGCCGACGCGGCCGCCTACTCCATGGCGGCCATGGAGGCGCGCGCGTTCAACTTCTACGCCTACGCCAACCGCACCCAGGTTTCCCACTACGTCTCGGCCATGATGTGGCAGTCGCTGCTGTCACTCATCTACTTCGCCGAGGCCTTCATCACCGACATCTACGGGTTCATGCGGACCCTCAACCCCTGCTCGGGCGATGCCGATGGGCTCTTCTGGAAGGTGGCCTGTCCCATCCTCAAGAAGCTGCCCTACGTGGGCATGATCCTCACGGTGATCGACAAGTTCATGGGCGTCTTCAAGATGCTCATCCAAGGCTTCCAGACGGTGCTGCGCACGTTGAACCCCGACAAGCTCATCGGGCGCTTCGTGATACCGACCCACCGGGTGCTCAACGGGGTGATGTTCTTCGCCTCCCAGTCGGTGATGGCCTCCACCCTCACGCACGTGGCGCAGACCACCGACACGGTCATCTACGCCAACGACAAGAACGTGGACCCGAAGCTGGGCCAGCTCGCCGCGGGCGCGATGAGCCTGTGCCTGTTCGACCAGGCCCACTTCCGCGAGGCGGGCACCCGCCCCCTCGACGTGGACAAGGGCGGGGTGGGGCGCAATCCCTTCACCCCCATCGATCCCACCAAGTGGCGGCACTCGGACAAAGAGGCGCGGGCCAAGCGCGCCATGGCCACCATCACCAATGGCACGCGCTATGGCTGTGACGCGAACGGCGGCGCCTGCCCCGAGGGGTTCATCACCTCCCGCAAGCTCGGGGACCTCATCCCCTTACCCGATGGCCTGGGCGTCATCCGCGATCTGCTCAACTCGGACATCGACACCCCCGTCTTCAGCTTCGGCAAGTACGGGCAGACCCGGTTCCTCACCTACAACAACCCCAGCGCCGCGAAGATCCGCAAGACCAACAAGCCGTACGATCCGCGCAACACGATCCGGGACTGGAACGACGGCATCGAGCCCACGCTCGGCGCGCTGGCCCAGGGCGACAACCTGGGCTCCGATGACCTCTACTGGATCAAATTCGGTCCGGCGAACTTCCCGGGGCTGCGCAATCCCCTGGCTTGCCGGGACAGCGACAACCCCCGCGAGTGTTGGGGCGACCCGCGCAAGGGCTACAAGGAGGGCAAGAGCGACTACCTGCCGTTCAAGCACCCGACGAAGACCAGCATCTGGGCGATGAACGAGTCCGAGGGCTCCCACGAGAACGGGGGCGTGCACTGGCGCGTCCACCACACCACGCTGCCCACGGGAGACTCCTGGAAGCACGTGTACCGGCCGAGTGGCCCCGAGTCCGAGGTGGGCGTGCACCGGGAAGAGGTGTGCGCGATCGAGGTGGCCGGGATCTGCCCGCCGCTCGCCCCCAAGATGGACGTCTTCACCGCCAACGTGATGCCCGCCGAGGATGGCAACCACCCCTGGAAGGGGCTCGTGCCGTTCATGCACTTCGAGCCCGGCCAGTATGGGGACACGTGCGGCGGGGCGCCCGACTCCGAGAATGCCGCCGAGCGCTACAAGCACGACTTCAACCAGCCCTCCACCTGGGTGCTGCTCCACAAGACGCCCGAGCAGGTGACGAACGCGGGGGGCGCGGATTACGCCGGCACTGGCTCCAACGCGCCCGCGCTCCTGAACGACGAGGGCAAGGTGCAGTGGCGCTTCAGCGCCACCACGCCCACGCTGGAGATGCAGAACAAGCGGATGAAGTTCTTGTCCGTCATCGAGGGGCTCAATGTCGTCGCCCGCGGGCAGACGTACTACCACCGCCCCGGCAACTGGGCCGAGCATCCCAACTTCTTCAACCCGTACTGGCGCCCGCGTCTCGCGTCCGTCTACCAGGGGCGGCACACCCTGCCGTTCGTGGGACAGATGGTGGACAAGCTGCCCGGCGTATTGAAGGACATGCCGCAGAAGGTCATCACCCATTGA